The Burkholderia pyrrocinia genome includes a region encoding these proteins:
- a CDS encoding phage tail protein I, with product MAGDLLPPNASPLLRAIAAANARLGEVPVPIRDLMNPDTIRLDLLPWLAWHLGVVTWKDDWPERIKRARVKAAIPIARKNGTAAAVREVVESFGGNIVMREWFEHEPAGTPYTFDMVMTVAAQDGNPPTASYIADILAEVDRAKPVRAHYTFTQGFALSGSIGVGAGGQAALYRRLTLTEQ from the coding sequence ATGGCGGGTGATCTGCTGCCGCCGAATGCGTCGCCGCTCCTGCGTGCAATCGCGGCTGCGAATGCGCGGCTCGGCGAGGTGCCGGTGCCGATCCGCGACCTGATGAACCCGGACACGATTCGGCTCGATCTGCTGCCGTGGCTCGCGTGGCACTTGGGCGTTGTGACGTGGAAAGACGATTGGCCCGAGCGTATCAAGCGCGCCCGCGTGAAGGCCGCTATCCCGATCGCGCGGAAGAACGGCACGGCCGCGGCTGTCCGCGAAGTGGTCGAAAGTTTCGGCGGGAACATCGTCATGCGCGAATGGTTCGAGCACGAACCGGCGGGCACGCCGTACACCTTTGACATGGTGATGACGGTCGCGGCACAGGACGGCAACCCACCGACCGCATCGTATATCGCCGACATTCTCGCGGAAGTGGATCGCGCGAAGCCTGTCCGCGCCCACTACACCTTCACGCAGGGGTTCGCTCTTAGCGGCTCGATCGGTGTCGGCGCTGGCGGACAGGCCGCGCTCTATCGTCGTCTGACGTTGACGGAACAATGA
- a CDS encoding phage tail protein has protein sequence MAGNFIRVTDAGRAALVAQGNTGTNEHRVTEIGLCTGAFVFDPAMTVMPNERKRVNTFGGKNVAKDTIHVTIQDTTSDQYSLYGYGLYLESGVLAAVYVQSTPIMEKSPAAYLMLASDMQFVSIDATKLVFGDASFLNPPASETVQGVIELATQEEVNEGKDALRSLTPKTAAAWYAPLIRPKLTGPVSVTSAPSDQDAQLAVAAASGALNRDAKIRFHGTFAAGTVDTNARFVASIRSGYDAGTWGREYLDFWINRTPNDANSDANQIRAMRITYGGRVVVGNRDDDGATKLQVAGDGTFSGGITSSGLDAGGANIRLRNGRDVLLRNDGSNFYFLLTNTSDPSASWNAFRPFTINVATGAVMLDDSGVGTFVGGQLNVKGMLNVSNGGNEGRAIIGPSGGYFFGSASEAGFYLPSNGAMFALNFTRKNLHVNGKDVWHAGNLPNPAQTTGFTMSGQILAAEGTVDKPGISFVNDGAPDTGFFHIADGVFAVANNAKETMRFVAGATNRVLIGGTPDDFYSALQVGGAASFTGAAPGNGLAAMGSGVLLGNNGGGTIVFKSATSAADMKVWDFKAGDGIFQGRAVTDGWTSGVPWINVVRQANSNVIQSIALAPNSGRVVMGPTADDGSNTAQVSGSVRAANYFINSQGVGDAGLIGIYKGANGPNIGIYGSSTIGAGALTFSAGGTERARVTPSGKLVVGATGEDGSSAVVQANGPIKASSGVGALVASNGSGAGQTSIIMRREGGATDQRQWEFLHAPDGVLSIRTVNDAYSASQNALSVTRGNGSAVGNMTLMQNGGRVLVGGAVDDGSILNAAGLVRGLGFAVDGGSSWATVYFKNSTKTRFAIGKTDTDDFAMTAWADDGTTQSKVLDVSRGSQVVSLAKRPTWAGGLIPFDNGNFDPNAKVNKAGDTMTNDLRVKQPNTTDAKGIVLVRADGTAQAWLHGTMSGGGYSAWATMKADGSWQANPITVWNSDNRVEFGSATYFNAAPEFRDRPRVTRAGWQADIGLRNNRPGFDSWTYMRARDGGGVEFINNAYNSTTLSIDDWGTLYLRGAQILQTDGNLNLTWRGRFLSAEIDDIWGNINARASAGARVQWDSGVNNFGTVDRLGGALPAPWVMCGLSGPGNGTANAIVVYGVLLRNQ, from the coding sequence ATGGCAGGGAATTTCATTCGAGTAACCGATGCCGGACGCGCTGCGCTGGTGGCGCAAGGCAACACGGGGACGAACGAGCATCGCGTGACCGAAATCGGTCTGTGTACCGGCGCATTCGTGTTCGATCCGGCGATGACGGTCATGCCGAACGAGCGCAAGCGCGTGAACACGTTCGGCGGCAAGAACGTTGCGAAAGACACGATCCACGTCACGATTCAGGACACGACGAGCGATCAATACTCGTTGTACGGGTACGGGCTCTATCTCGAAAGCGGCGTGCTGGCGGCCGTGTACGTGCAGAGTACCCCGATCATGGAGAAGTCGCCCGCCGCTTACCTGATGCTGGCGTCCGACATGCAGTTTGTGTCGATCGATGCGACGAAACTCGTTTTCGGCGACGCGTCGTTCCTGAATCCGCCTGCATCGGAAACGGTGCAGGGCGTCATCGAACTGGCGACACAGGAGGAGGTCAACGAAGGCAAAGATGCGCTGCGCTCACTCACGCCAAAGACCGCCGCCGCATGGTATGCGCCCCTCATTCGCCCGAAGCTGACCGGCCCGGTTAGCGTCACGTCGGCGCCGAGCGATCAGGACGCGCAGCTCGCCGTCGCCGCTGCGTCCGGTGCGCTCAACCGCGATGCGAAAATTCGCTTTCACGGCACGTTTGCGGCGGGCACGGTGGACACCAATGCGCGGTTCGTCGCGTCGATCCGTTCCGGATATGACGCCGGAACGTGGGGCCGTGAATATCTGGATTTCTGGATCAATCGCACGCCGAACGATGCGAATAGCGACGCCAATCAGATCCGCGCGATGCGGATCACGTACGGCGGCCGGGTCGTCGTCGGCAATCGGGACGACGACGGCGCGACGAAATTGCAGGTCGCGGGTGATGGCACGTTCTCCGGCGGCATCACCTCGTCGGGTCTAGACGCTGGCGGCGCCAATATCCGACTACGGAACGGCCGCGATGTGCTGCTGCGCAACGATGGTTCGAATTTCTATTTTCTGCTGACCAACACAAGCGATCCGAGCGCATCGTGGAACGCCTTTCGACCGTTCACGATCAACGTCGCTACGGGTGCCGTGATGCTGGACGATAGCGGCGTTGGGACATTCGTCGGCGGACAGTTGAACGTCAAGGGCATGCTCAACGTCAGCAATGGCGGCAATGAGGGGCGCGCCATCATCGGCCCGAGCGGCGGGTACTTCTTTGGTAGCGCTTCTGAGGCGGGGTTTTACCTCCCATCGAACGGCGCGATGTTCGCGCTCAACTTCACGCGCAAAAATCTGCACGTCAACGGCAAAGACGTGTGGCACGCCGGGAATTTGCCGAACCCGGCGCAGACGACCGGCTTCACGATGTCCGGGCAGATTCTTGCGGCCGAAGGCACCGTGGACAAACCCGGCATTTCGTTTGTCAACGACGGCGCACCGGACACCGGCTTTTTTCATATTGCCGATGGTGTGTTTGCGGTCGCGAACAACGCGAAGGAAACGATGCGGTTTGTCGCAGGCGCGACGAATCGTGTGTTGATCGGCGGAACGCCCGATGACTTCTACAGCGCACTGCAAGTCGGCGGTGCCGCGTCATTCACGGGTGCGGCACCTGGGAACGGACTTGCCGCAATGGGTTCTGGCGTGTTGCTCGGGAACAATGGCGGGGGCACGATCGTTTTCAAGTCCGCAACGTCAGCGGCGGACATGAAGGTATGGGACTTCAAAGCAGGCGACGGCATTTTTCAAGGCCGGGCTGTTACCGATGGATGGACTTCTGGCGTCCCGTGGATCAACGTCGTTCGGCAGGCCAATAGCAACGTGATCCAGAGCATTGCACTCGCGCCCAATAGCGGCCGGGTGGTGATGGGGCCGACGGCCGATGACGGTTCGAACACGGCGCAGGTGTCCGGCAGCGTGCGCGCGGCAAACTACTTCATCAACAGTCAGGGCGTAGGCGACGCGGGGCTGATCGGCATCTACAAGGGAGCCAACGGACCGAACATCGGTATCTACGGCAGTTCCACGATCGGCGCGGGCGCGCTCACGTTCAGCGCAGGCGGGACCGAACGCGCGCGCGTTACCCCAAGCGGGAAACTCGTCGTCGGTGCGACTGGCGAGGACGGCAGTAGCGCGGTAGTGCAGGCGAATGGCCCGATCAAGGCGTCGAGCGGTGTTGGTGCGCTTGTCGCATCGAACGGTTCTGGCGCGGGGCAAACGTCGATCATCATGCGTCGTGAAGGCGGTGCGACCGATCAGAGGCAGTGGGAATTCCTGCATGCCCCGGACGGCGTGCTTTCCATTCGTACGGTGAACGACGCGTATTCCGCATCACAGAACGCGCTTTCGGTCACGCGCGGAAATGGGTCTGCCGTCGGGAACATGACGCTTATGCAGAACGGCGGGCGCGTGCTGGTCGGCGGCGCTGTTGACGATGGCTCAATTCTCAACGCGGCGGGTCTTGTACGTGGACTTGGATTCGCTGTCGATGGCGGATCGTCGTGGGCGACCGTCTATTTCAAGAACAGCACGAAGACACGCTTCGCCATTGGCAAAACGGACACCGACGATTTCGCAATGACTGCGTGGGCCGACGACGGCACGACACAGTCAAAAGTGCTGGACGTTTCCCGTGGTTCGCAGGTTGTCTCGCTCGCAAAGCGTCCGACATGGGCGGGCGGGCTAATCCCGTTCGACAACGGCAATTTCGACCCAAACGCGAAGGTGAACAAGGCCGGTGACACGATGACGAACGATCTTCGTGTCAAGCAACCGAACACGACTGATGCCAAGGGCATCGTTCTCGTGCGCGCAGATGGTACGGCGCAAGCGTGGCTTCACGGCACGATGTCGGGCGGCGGCTATTCGGCATGGGCAACCATGAAAGCGGACGGCTCGTGGCAGGCAAACCCGATCACGGTATGGAACAGCGACAACCGGGTCGAGTTCGGGTCGGCCACGTACTTCAATGCGGCTCCTGAATTCCGCGATCGGCCCCGCGTAACGCGTGCGGGCTGGCAGGCCGATATCGGCCTTCGAAACAACCGACCGGGTTTCGACTCGTGGACGTACATGCGCGCCCGCGACGGCGGCGGTGTCGAATTCATCAACAACGCATACAACTCCACGACGCTCTCGATAGACGATTGGGGAACGCTGTACCTGAGGGGCGCGCAGATTCTCCAGACAGACGGGAATCTGAATCTGACTTGGCGCGGCCGATTCTTGAGCGCTGAGATTGACGATATCTGGGGAAACATCAATGCACGAGCCAGTGCGGGCGCGCGCGTGCAGTGGGATTCCGGCGTGAACAATTTCGGCACCGTGGATCGCCTTGGCGGCGCACTACCTGCGCCGTGGGTCATGTGCGGCCTGAGCGGTCCCGGCAACGGTACGGCCAATGCAATCGTGGTCTACGGCGTACTTCTGAGAAACCAATGA
- a CDS encoding tail fiber assembly protein — MTNKFMLTVEQAAFILSKKFPQLVRCKDYWPAHPVDEKSLEQTKSAWVPIWEPRDIPQPTPDDLLNWWPEFQAEFEVIDAAARVRRERDALLLQVDPLVERAADSGDADLETALRKYRAALRDVPQQAGFPLNVVWPVAPI; from the coding sequence ATGACGAACAAATTCATGCTCACCGTTGAGCAAGCGGCGTTCATTCTGTCGAAGAAATTCCCGCAGCTTGTCCGCTGCAAAGATTATTGGCCCGCGCACCCGGTCGATGAGAAGTCCCTCGAACAAACGAAATCGGCATGGGTGCCGATCTGGGAGCCGCGCGATATTCCGCAGCCGACACCGGACGATCTGTTGAATTGGTGGCCGGAATTCCAGGCGGAATTCGAAGTGATCGACGCCGCCGCGCGTGTGCGTCGCGAGCGCGACGCGCTGCTGTTGCAGGTCGATCCGCTGGTCGAGCGTGCGGCCGACTCTGGCGACGCTGATCTAGAAACCGCACTTCGGAAGTACCGCGCCGCGCTGCGTGATGTTCCGCAGCAGGCCGGATTCCCCCTGAACGTCGTATGGCCGGTTGCGCCTATTTGA